One genomic segment of Clostridium saccharoperbutylacetonicum N1-4(HMT) includes these proteins:
- a CDS encoding PTS sugar transporter subunit IIB → MIKIALFCAGGMSTSILVKKIREAADQKKIEVDVEAYPESTLNKRLEEGIDVALLGPQVRFKLSQLKAMCETKGVPIDVINVADYGRMNGEKVLDAALKLVEDNKTKKLEP, encoded by the coding sequence ATGATTAAAATAGCATTATTTTGTGCAGGAGGTATGTCAACAAGCATACTAGTTAAGAAAATTAGAGAGGCAGCAGACCAAAAAAAAATAGAAGTAGACGTTGAAGCTTATCCAGAATCAACATTAAACAAAAGATTAGAAGAAGGAATAGATGTAGCACTACTTGGACCACAAGTAAGATTTAAACTTTCTCAACTAAAAGCTATGTGTGAAACTAAAGGCGTGCCAATAGATGTAATAAATGTAGCAGATTACGGAAGGATGAATGGTGAGAAAGTTTTAGATGCTGCTTTAAAATTAGTTGAAGATAACAAAACAAAAAAATTGGAACCGTAA
- a CDS encoding PTS lactose/cellobiose transporter subunit IIA, translating into MSELEMIIMNIIINAGEAKAHAYDALEKVNDEMYEEADALMQKASESLELAHNAQTSLLQKEAAGEKTEITVLFVHAQDHLMTALTEKNLIEQIVKLRKIINTLVAK; encoded by the coding sequence GTGAGTGAACTAGAAATGATTATAATGAACATTATAATAAACGCAGGTGAAGCTAAAGCACATGCATATGATGCATTGGAGAAGGTAAATGATGAAATGTATGAGGAAGCTGATGCGTTAATGCAGAAAGCAAGTGAATCATTAGAATTAGCGCATAATGCACAAACTTCTTTATTACAAAAAGAAGCTGCAGGTGAAAAAACTGAAATTACAGTACTTTTTGTACATGCTCAAGATCATTTAATGACAGCTTTAACAGAAAAAAATCTTATTGAGCAAATAGTTAAATTAAGAAAAATTATAAATACATTAGTAGCTAAATAG
- a CDS encoding glycosylhydrolase-like jelly roll fold domain-containing protein, giving the protein MKEISNIYNGNFENYTLPFFWLHGESEEVLVNYMQKIHDSNIKAVCIESRPHPDFMGKRWWNDLDIIIREAKRLNMKIWILDDAHFPTGYANGLVKKKYPERLKTLLTHRVVEVLGPKKSIGVNTKNLLDPTAKIISVYAKQGDKFINLKESMEEEIIYFDIPAGVWKIYMIYESQKVKYNSDYINMVDKESCDILIEAVYEPHYERYKSEFGKTIAGFFSDEPGFMNEKGNKGDSAIGKVMPLPWSNEVKERLKSRLGNDYDLKLSSLWYEESYSSEVRYVFMDICTQLYKECFSDNLGNWCRGHNVEYIGHVIEDRDSNARLGVGPGHLFRAMAGQDMAGIDVVLNQIIPGLDNGMHPALTGEWENEFFHYALAKLGSSLGHIDPKKNGRTVAEVFGAYGWHEGIKMMKWIVDHFLIRGVNHFVPHAFSGKSFPDIDCPPHFYGHGNNPQFRYFGKLMEYLNKTCTLLNGGHTKPTAAVLYHAEAEWTGKFMLTQKPTRVLTQNQIDFDIIPNDVFVFKDYFKTTIEDYLYINNNEYKCLIIPYCEYISEELLQFIVKAKNSKLKIVFIDGLPSGVFNSSDKVLLKNLHHVDIVPLMDLATYMNSNNLYTIKCKKNEPYLRYSSFAKEESEYMMFFNEDPINTIEASIKFKTDKPVYKYDILNNKITKVDYNGSIKVILSPYESFIYILGDVDFSIVSKEIVTGTKIKVVNSKYKVSIANALEYPKFTEVFTLEKLENLSLSKYLPNFSGTFRYETDVEFEQDIDIAMIDLGRVYEVADLIVNGKYVDTRICPPYKFYISNLLKSGKNTICIDVTNTLDKQIVDCFSSTEEIQPSGLLDTIKIVY; this is encoded by the coding sequence ATGAAAGAGATAAGTAATATTTACAATGGAAATTTTGAAAATTATACATTACCTTTTTTCTGGCTACATGGAGAATCAGAAGAAGTATTGGTAAATTATATGCAAAAGATTCACGATTCGAATATTAAAGCTGTATGTATAGAATCAAGACCTCACCCAGACTTTATGGGAAAAAGATGGTGGAATGATTTAGATATAATAATTCGTGAAGCAAAAAGACTAAATATGAAAATATGGATATTAGATGATGCACATTTTCCAACGGGGTATGCAAATGGTTTAGTGAAAAAAAAGTATCCTGAAAGACTAAAAACGTTATTAACTCATCGTGTTGTAGAAGTACTTGGACCCAAAAAGAGTATTGGTGTTAATACTAAAAATTTATTAGATCCAACTGCTAAAATAATATCAGTATATGCAAAACAAGGAGATAAATTCATTAATCTAAAGGAATCTATGGAGGAAGAGATTATATATTTTGATATTCCAGCAGGTGTTTGGAAAATATATATGATTTATGAATCACAAAAAGTTAAATATAACTCTGATTACATAAATATGGTAGATAAGGAATCTTGCGATATATTGATCGAAGCAGTATACGAGCCTCATTATGAAAGATATAAAAGTGAATTTGGTAAAACCATTGCAGGTTTTTTTTCGGACGAACCAGGATTTATGAATGAAAAAGGTAACAAAGGTGATAGTGCAATTGGCAAAGTTATGCCATTACCTTGGAGTAATGAAGTGAAAGAAAGATTAAAGTCAAGATTAGGAAACGATTATGATTTAAAATTATCTTCCTTATGGTATGAAGAATCCTATAGTTCAGAAGTAAGATATGTATTTATGGATATATGCACTCAATTATATAAAGAATGTTTTAGCGATAATTTGGGAAATTGGTGTAGGGGTCATAATGTTGAATATATAGGTCATGTTATTGAAGACAGAGATAGTAACGCTAGATTAGGTGTTGGCCCAGGACACTTATTTAGAGCTATGGCTGGGCAAGATATGGCAGGTATAGATGTTGTCTTAAATCAGATTATACCAGGTTTAGACAATGGTATGCATCCAGCTCTTACAGGTGAGTGGGAGAACGAATTTTTTCATTATGCTTTAGCAAAGCTGGGATCTTCTTTAGGACATATAGATCCGAAGAAAAACGGAAGGACTGTAGCAGAAGTTTTTGGAGCCTATGGATGGCACGAGGGCATAAAAATGATGAAATGGATAGTAGATCATTTCCTAATTCGTGGTGTAAATCACTTTGTACCACATGCTTTTTCAGGAAAAAGTTTTCCGGATATTGACTGTCCACCACACTTTTATGGTCATGGAAATAATCCTCAGTTTAGATATTTTGGCAAACTTATGGAATATTTAAATAAAACGTGTACTTTACTTAATGGTGGTCACACAAAACCAACAGCTGCAGTATTATATCATGCTGAGGCTGAATGGACAGGCAAGTTTATGCTAACACAAAAACCTACTAGAGTTTTAACTCAAAATCAGATTGACTTTGATATTATACCAAATGATGTATTCGTTTTTAAAGATTACTTTAAAACAACTATAGAGGACTATCTTTATATCAATAATAATGAATATAAATGTTTAATTATTCCATACTGTGAGTATATAAGCGAGGAATTGCTTCAATTTATTGTAAAAGCAAAAAACTCAAAATTAAAAATTGTATTTATTGATGGCTTACCAAGCGGTGTATTTAATAGCAGTGATAAGGTTTTGCTTAAGAATTTGCATCATGTAGATATTGTACCATTAATGGATTTAGCAACTTATATGAACTCAAATAATTTATACACTATTAAATGTAAAAAAAATGAACCTTATTTAAGATATTCTTCTTTTGCTAAAGAAGAGTCTGAATATATGATGTTTTTCAATGAAGATCCAATTAATACTATTGAAGCAAGTATTAAATTTAAAACTGATAAACCAGTATACAAATATGATATTTTAAATAATAAAATCACTAAAGTTGATTATAACGGCAGTATTAAAGTTATTTTATCACCTTATGAATCATTTATTTATATTTTAGGAGATGTGGATTTTTCAATTGTCAGCAAAGAAATAGTAACTGGAACAAAAATTAAAGTTGTGAACTCAAAGTATAAAGTTAGTATAGCTAACGCTTTGGAATATCCAAAGTTTACTGAAGTTTTTACTTTAGAAAAATTAGAAAACCTATCTCTTTCTAAGTATTTACCAAATTTTTCGGGAACTTTTCGATATGAAACAGATGTTGAATTTGAACAAGACATAGATATTGCAATGATTGATCTTGGAAGAGTATATGAAGTAGCAGATTTAATTGTAAATGGGAAATATGTTGATACTAGAATTTGTCCCCCATATAAATTTTATATATCAAATTTGTTAAAATCAGGTAAAAATACCATATGTATTGATGTAACAAATACTTTGGATAAGCAAATAGTAGATTGTTTTTCTTCAACTGAAGAGATTCAACCATCCGGATTGTTAGATACTATTAAAATAGTCTATTAG
- a CDS encoding PTS sugar transporter subunit IIC, whose product MNQFMSTLEKYIIPLANKLQANNIIQSISTGMMAMMPIMMVGAFASLLKGLPINVYQQFLTSSHLADLLNTIINVTNNMLALYAAFSIANTYTTRQEKDGFAAGLISLMSFFIVTPMLITGEGYSTVTNLPLTWLGSTGLFTAIIIAILASKIYVFILDKNLVIKLPEGVPEFVSKAFVSIIPGVLIVSVFALIAYVVQFTSFKNLHQVIYGLIQLPLQGIGGSVWAALLVYVLIGLCWFFGVHGMAIIMVVAPLWMAADAENMAAVSNGVANSNLPHIITFNWIGAVATCGGAGATIGLVILLTYFSKSKQYKALGKMVLIPSLFNINEPVVFGLPCMLNPVLFIPFLFTPVLLIALAYVLTVMGILPISNGIGAPIGTPLVITGLFNGGWRLALYQVVSIFISLAIYYPFFKIIDKRAFEEEKAAEK is encoded by the coding sequence ATGAATCAATTCATGAGTACTTTAGAAAAATACATTATTCCTTTAGCTAACAAATTGCAAGCAAACAACATTATACAATCTATTTCAACAGGTATGATGGCAATGATGCCAATAATGATGGTAGGTGCTTTTGCATCACTTTTAAAAGGATTACCGATTAATGTATATCAGCAGTTTCTTACTTCATCACATTTAGCAGATTTGCTTAATACAATAATCAATGTGACTAATAATATGCTAGCGTTATATGCAGCATTTTCTATTGCAAATACATACACAACGCGTCAAGAAAAAGATGGATTTGCAGCAGGATTAATCAGTTTGATGTCATTTTTCATTGTCACTCCAATGCTGATTACCGGCGAAGGATATTCAACAGTTACTAACTTACCATTAACTTGGTTAGGCTCAACTGGATTATTTACTGCAATAATTATTGCTATTTTAGCATCAAAAATATATGTCTTTATTTTAGATAAAAATTTAGTAATTAAATTACCAGAAGGAGTACCTGAATTTGTATCAAAAGCTTTTGTTAGTATAATTCCTGGTGTTTTAATAGTAAGTGTTTTTGCATTAATTGCTTATGTCGTTCAGTTTACTTCATTTAAAAATTTACATCAAGTAATTTATGGTTTAATACAACTTCCTTTACAAGGAATAGGGGGAAGTGTCTGGGCTGCATTGTTAGTTTACGTATTAATTGGATTGTGCTGGTTTTTCGGAGTTCATGGCATGGCTATTATAATGGTGGTTGCACCACTTTGGATGGCAGCGGATGCTGAAAATATGGCAGCAGTTTCAAATGGTGTCGCCAATTCAAACTTACCTCATATTATAACATTTAATTGGATTGGTGCAGTAGCCACTTGTGGAGGTGCTGGTGCAACTATTGGATTAGTAATTTTGTTAACTTATTTCTCAAAGTCAAAACAATATAAAGCTTTAGGAAAAATGGTACTTATTCCTTCTCTATTTAATATAAATGAACCAGTAGTATTTGGGTTACCATGTATGCTAAATCCAGTTCTATTTATACCATTTTTATTTACTCCAGTGTTGCTGATAGCTTTGGCTTATGTGTTGACTGTAATGGGCATTTTGCCAATATCAAATGGTATTGGAGCACCTATAGGAACACCATTAGTAATAACAGGACTTTTTAATGGGGGATGGAGATTGGCACTTTATCAAGTGGTCTCTATATTTATATCATTAGCAATTTATTATCCATTCTTTAAGATAATTGATAAAAGAGCCTTTGAAGAAGAAAAAGCAGCTGAAAAATAA
- a CDS encoding AraC family transcriptional regulator has product MNKEELDIYLRSYIGHEYSDLKEIVRYYNFQSIDDAITNIHNIQKRNYPIKEIDSLDTYFPKEFLFKKHGRFTAFAPHKHNWIELAYIYSGEISEIINGSSITLKTGDLIILDRNVIHSTDIAGFNDIMLSFILNIDYFNNSFFSQLMSSNVITNFLLHSLYEMHKYNTYLLFQTKDNEDIHNIICKLATEFISPNIGSDVIKDNYIKILFTELLRIYDSENNKENDINKNTQISFDILNYIKANYNTINLSSAAKYFNFNTNYFSSFVKKITGLNFKDLILNEKLEKSSYLLRNTDMSIESICQEVNISNINFFYKKFKERYNVTPNKYRK; this is encoded by the coding sequence ATGAACAAAGAAGAATTAGATATTTACCTTAGAAGTTATATTGGACATGAATACTCTGATCTTAAAGAAATAGTAAGATATTATAATTTTCAATCTATTGATGATGCAATTACTAACATTCATAATATACAAAAAAGGAATTATCCAATTAAAGAAATAGATTCCCTAGATACATATTTTCCAAAGGAATTTCTTTTTAAGAAACATGGACGATTTACTGCTTTTGCTCCTCACAAGCATAACTGGATTGAGTTGGCTTATATTTATTCGGGTGAGATTTCTGAAATTATTAATGGCTCTTCAATTACTCTAAAAACTGGAGATTTGATTATCTTGGATAGAAATGTAATTCATTCAACCGATATAGCAGGATTTAATGATATAATGCTTAGCTTCATATTAAATATAGATTATTTTAACAATTCATTTTTTAGCCAATTAATGTCAAGCAATGTTATTACAAATTTTTTACTTCATTCACTTTATGAAATGCATAAATATAATACTTATTTACTTTTTCAGACAAAAGACAATGAAGATATACATAACATAATTTGTAAGTTAGCAACAGAATTTATTTCGCCTAATATAGGATCTGATGTAATAAAAGACAATTATATCAAAATTTTATTTACGGAATTATTGAGAATATATGACTCTGAAAATAATAAGGAAAATGATATAAATAAAAATACACAGATTTCGTTTGATATTTTGAACTATATAAAAGCTAATTATAATACAATTAATTTATCTTCTGCTGCAAAATATTTTAATTTTAATACTAATTATTTTAGTTCTTTTGTAAAAAAGATAACAGGACTTAACTTTAAAGACTTAATTTTAAATGAAAAACTTGAAAAGTCCTCTTATCTTTTGAGAAATACAGATATGTCAATTGAATCAATATGTCAAGAAGTTAATATTAGTAATATTAATTTCTTTTATAAGAAATTTAAAGAGCGCTATAATGTGACACCTAATAAATATAGAAAATAG